In Notamacropus eugenii isolate mMacEug1 chromosome 1, mMacEug1.pri_v2, whole genome shotgun sequence, one genomic interval encodes:
- the ZNF703 gene encoding zinc finger protein 703, translating to MSDSPAGSNPRTPESSSSGSGGGSSQSGGGGKRPAVPAAVSLLPPADPLRQANRLPIRVLKMLSAHTGHLLHPEYLQPLSSTPVSPIELDAKKSPLALLAQTCSQIGKPDPPPSSKLNSVAAAAAANGLGAEKDSGRSASAASSASAALKQLGDSPTEDKSSFKPYSKGSGGDSRKDGGSSTTSSSSSSSPADKAGFRVPSAACPPFPPHGAPVSASSSSSSPGNSRGGSPHHTDCKGSGGGGGGGGGGGGDLDKKDQEPKVSPEAGSGSRSAEPASHSGEAGSSGRKSEPPAALVGAGHVAPVSPYKPGHSVFPLPPSSIGYHGSIVGAYAGYPSQFVPGLDPSKSGLVGGQLSGGLGLPPGKPPSSSPLTGASPPSFLQGLCRDPYCLGGYHSASSHLGGSSCSTCSAHEPAGPSLKPGGYPLVYPGHPLQPAALSSSAAQAALPGHPLYTYGFMLQNEPLPHSCNWVAASGPCDKRFATSEELLSHLRTHTALPGAEKLLAAYPGGSGLSSAAAAAAAASCHLHLPPPAAPGSPGSLSLRSPHTLGLSRYHPYGKSHLPTAGGLAVPSLPTAGPYYSPYALYGQRLASASALGYQ from the exons ATGAGCGATTCGCCCGCTGGATCTAACCCAAGGACACCGGaaagcagcagcagcggcagcggcggcggcagcagtcAGAGCGGCGGCGGAGGGAAGAGACCAGCGGTCCCGGCGGCGGTGTCCCTCCTGCCTCCGGCGGACCCCCTGCGGCAGGCGAACCGACTCCCCATCAGGGTACTGAAGATGCTGAGCGCGCACACCGGCCACCTCTTGCACCCGGAATACCTGCAGCCGCTTTCCTCCACTCCAGTCAGCCCCATCGAG CTGGACGCCAAGAAAAGCCCGCTGGCGCTGCTGGCCCAAACCTGCTCGCAGATCGGCAAACCTGATCCACCGCCCTCCTCCAAGCTCAACTcggtggcggcggcggctgcggccAACGGGCTTGGGGCGGAGAAGGACTCTGGCCGTTCCGCCTCAGCCGCCTCCTCCGCTTCGGCGGCTCTCAAGCAGCTAGGGGACTCACCGACGGAAGACAAGTCCAGCTTCAAACCTTACTCCAAGGGGTCTGGCGGGGATTCCCGCAAAGACGGAGGCTCTTctaccacctcctcctcctcttcttcctcccctgcAGACAAGGCAGGGTTTAGGGTGCCCAGCGCAGCCtgccctcctttcccccctcacGGAGCTCCCGTCTcagcttcttcctcctcctcctcccccggTAACTCCCGGGGCGGCTCGCCGCACCACACGGACTGCAAGGGCAGCGGCGGTGGTGGAGGCGGCGGAGGCGGGGGCGGAGGGGACCTGGACAAGAAAGATCAAGAACCCAAAGTCAGCCCGGAGGCGGGGAGCGGGAGCCGGAGTGCCGAGCCCGCATCGCACAGCGGAGAGGCTGGGTCGTCAGGGCGCAAGTCTGAGCCGCCCGCGGCGCTGGTGGGCGCCGGCCACGTGGCACCGGTGTCTCCGTACAAGCCAGGCCACTCGGTGTTCCCCTTGCCACCCTCCAGCATCGGCTATCATGGCTCCATCGTGGGCGCCTACGCCGGCTACCCGTCCCAGTTCGTGCCTGGTCTGGATCCTAGCAAATCTGGGCTGGTGGGGGGCCAGCTGTCCGGGGGGCTGGGCCTGCCTCCCGGCAAGCCTCCCAGCTCCAGCCCACTGACTGGAGCCTCGCCACCCTCATTCCTGCAGGGTTTATGCCGGGACCCCTATTGCCTGGGCGGTTACCACAGCGCCTCCTCACACCTGGGCGGTTCTAGCTGCTCCACTTGCAGTGCGCACGAGCCCGCCGGGCCTAGCCTAAAGCCGGGGGGTTACCCGCTGGTGTACCCAGGCCATCCTCTCCAGCCCGCGGCTCTCTCCTCCAGTGCAGCGCAGGCTGCGCTCCCGGGACATCCTCTCTACACCTACGGCTTCATGCTACAGAACGAACCGCTACCACACAGCTGCAACTGGGTGGCGGCCAGCGGGCCGTGTGACAAGCGCTTCGCCACCTCGGAGGAGTTGCTCAGCCACCTACGGACCCACACGGCCCTCCCCGGCGCTGAGAAACTACTAGCCGCTTACCCTGGGGGGTCGGGCCTGAGCAGCGCGGCCGCCGCTGCGGCTGCAGCTTCCTGTCACCTACACCTCCCTCCACCCGCCGCTCCCGGCAGCCCCGGGTCTCTGTCCTTGCGGAGTCCACATACTTTGGGGTTAAGCCGGTACCACCCCTATGGCAAGAGCCACTTACCCACAGCTGGGGGCTTAGCTGTGCCATCCCTACCCACAGCCGGACCCTACTACTCGCCATACGCGCTCTACGGACAGAGATTAGCCTCAGCCTCCGCTCTTGGATACCAGTAA